TTGGACATGGTCACAATCCTGCCTCGTTCGTCACCGGAATCGGGAACCGAGTAAACGGTGAGTAAGTTGCATAGGTGTGGGCCCGCGATCACGGGGGCCACGGAGGGGCTCGCGAACACGGGGGCCTGACGGATCGACAGCGAACTTCGAGGTGCGCACCTTGGCTTTCCAGATGCCGGACCGCGGCGGAGGCCCGACGGGGCCGCGGATGAGAGTGGGCCGCCCGTCCCGGCGCGCCCGGACCCTGCTCATGACGCTGGGCGTCCTTGCCGTTCTCGGCATGGCGTTCACCATGTTCGCGGGTTTCTGGACGGACTGGCTCTGGTACCGGTCGGTGAACTACTCGTCCGTGTTCACCACCACGCTGTGGACCAAGATCGGGCTGTTCTTCGTCTTCGGTGTGCTGATGGCCCTCGCGGTCGGCTTCAACATCTGGCTGGCCCACCGGCTGCGCCCGCCGCTGAGCGCCATGTCCATGGAGCAGCAGAACCTCGATCGCTACCGGATGGGCATCGCGCCCTACAAGAGGTGGCTGCTGCTGGGGATCGTCTCCCTGGTGGGCCTGATCGCCGGCGCCTCCGCCTCCAGTCAGTGGCGGACCTGGCTGATGTGGGTCAACGGCGTCTCCTTCGGCCAGAAGGACCCGCAGTTCCACCTCGACATCTCCTTCTACACCTTCGACCTGCCCTGGTACCGGTTCCTGCTCGGCTTCGGCTTCGCGGCAGCGATCCTCTCGGTGATCGCCGCCGCGCTCACTCACTACCTGTACGGCGGTCTCAGGATCACCTCCCCGGGCGCGCGGGCCACGGCCGCCGCGACCGGGCACCTGTCGGTGCTGCTCGGCGTCTTCGTCGCCCTGAAGGCGGTCGCGTACTGGCTCGACCGGTACGGCCTCGCGGTCAAGTCCAGCGACTTCAAGGCGACCGACAGCTGGACGGGCCTCAGGTACGTCGACGCGAACGCCTATCTGCCGGCCAAGACGATCCTGTTCTGCATCGCCGTCATCTGCGCCCTGCTGTTCTTCGCCACCCTGTGGCGGCGCACCTGGCAGCTGCCCGTGATCGGCTTCGGTCTGATGGTGCTCTCGGCGATCCTGATCGGCGGGCTCTATCCCGCGATCGTCCAGAAGTTCCAGGTCCAGCCGAACGAGCAGGCCAAGGAAGCGCCGTACGTCACGAAGAACCTCAAGGCGACGCGTGAGGCGTACGGCATCGATGACACCCAGGTCACCGAGTACGACGGCAAGCCCACCACCACCGACAAGACCAAGCTGCGCGACGACATCGACGCCACGGCGAGCATCCGGGTCGTGGACCCCAACGTGGTCTCGCCGACGTTCCAGCAGCTCCAGCAGATGCGGAACTACTACGCGTTCCCGACGAACCTGGACGTCGACCGCTACAGCAAGGACGGCAAGAACGCCGGAGATCAGGACACGGTCATCGGTCTGCGCGAGCTGAACCTCGCCGGCATCCCGAAGAACAACTGGATCAACGACCACTTCCGCTACACCCACGGTTACGGCGTGGTCGCCGCGAAGGGCACCGAGGCCGACGCCGAGGGCCGCCCGGTCTTCACCGAGTCCAACCTGCCGTCCAAGGGCGACCTCGGGACGTACCAGCAGCGCGTCTACTACGGCGAGAAGACCACCGAGTACTCGATCGTCGGCGGCCCCCAGAAGGAGATCGACTACTCCGACGACGACGGTGAGAAGACCTACAGCTACAAGGCCAAGAGCGGGGTCAACCTCTCCAACCCGGTCAACCGGGCCGCGTACGCGGTGGCGTTCAGCGAGCCGCAGATCCTCTACTCCGGAGCGATCGGCGAGGGCTCGAGGATCCTGTACAACCGCACGCCCAAGCAGCGCGTCGAGGCGGTCGCCCCCTGGCTGACCATCGACGGCGACGCCTATCCGGCGGTGGTGAACGGCAAGATCCAGTGGATCGTCGACGCGTACACGACGACGAACGGCTACCCGTACTCCTCCCGCACGACCCTCGGTGACACGACGGCCGACTCGCTGACCGCGACCAACAACTCTCGCGCGGTGGTGGCCCAGCAGAACCAGGTCAACTACATCCGCAACTCGGTGAAGGCGACCGTCGACGCGTACACCGGCGAGGTCAAGCTCTACCAGTGGGACACCAAGGACCCGGTCCTCAAGACCTGGATGAAGGCGTTCCCGGGCACGGTGGAGCCGAAGAAGGACATCTCCACCGACCTGATGGCTCATCTGCGGTACCCACAGGACCTGTTCAAGGTCCAGCGTGAGCTGCTGGCGCGCTATCACGTCGAGGACGCGGACACCTTCCTCAGCGGCAGCGAGGTGTGGCAGGTGCCGGACGACCCGACCAACAAGTCGGGCGACGCGGTACCGCCGTACTACCTGAGCATGAAGATGCCCGACCAGCCGGCACAGGCGTTCTCGCTCACGACGACGTTCACGCCCAACGGCCGGGACAACCTCAGCGCGTTCATGTCGGTCGACGCCGAGGCGGGCACCAGCGACTACGGCAAGATCAGAATCCTGAAACTGCCGACCAACACCACGGTCAACGGGCCCAAACAGGTGCAGAGCCAGTTCAACTCCGAACAGGACATCGCCGAGACCATCAGCCTCCTCAACAGAGGCGACTCCAATGTGGAGTACGGCAATCTCCTGACGGTGCCGCTCGACGGAGGACTGCTCTATGTGGAGCCGGTCTACGTACGCGGTGGTGGACTCAAGTACCCGCTGCTGCGGAAGGTGTTGGTGACCTACGGCGGCAACACGGCCTTCGAGGACACCCTCGACGAAGCCCTGAACAAGGTCTTCGGCGCGGACGGTTCGACGACCCAGCCACCGGATGACGACGGCGGGACCACCAAGCCGCCGCCGGCCTCCGGCAACCCGACGGTCCAACAGGCGCTGGACGACGCCCAGAAGGCCTTCGACGCCGGCCAGGAAGCCCTGAAGAAGGGCGACTGGGAGGCGTACGGCCGGGCCCAGAAGGATCTGGAGGACGCGCTCAAGCGGGCCGAGGACGCGCAGGCCGCGGCGGACAAGAGCGGCGGCAGCAGCGCGAAGCCCAGTGGCAGCCCGAGTCCCAGCGGCAGTCCGAGCCCCAGGAGCAGTCCCAGCAGTAGTCCGAGCGCCAGTCCGAGCGGCTGATCAGCAGCTGGTCAGATGCTCACCCCGCGCCGTGATACGGTTGCAACACAACGGCGCGGGGTGGAGCAGCTCGGTAGCTCGCTGGGCTCATAACCCAGAGGTCGCAGGTTCAAATCCTGTCCCCGCTACTGGAAACGAAGGCCCGGATCCTGAAAAGGATCCGGGCCTTCGTGATGTGCGAACGCATGTGCCGAGGAATCGACGGCCGTGCCGCCGGGGGCAGTTGGCGGGAACTGTGTTTCACTTGTCGTTCTGTGGGCATGTCGACAAAACGCTGAAGTGACCTCACTGGCTGCGGTATACCAGGTGTACCCAGGTTGCAGGTGGTGCGACGATGGACGTTATGGGGGACAAGGCAACTCTGTTGGAGACAGGGCGTTTTGTGCAGCCTGCCGATTTTTCGGAGTCGACGGGCGACTTGTCGCAGCCCATGGACCGGGACGAGACCGGGGAGGCTGCCGAGGAGGCACGTCAGCGCCTTGCCGCGCAGACCGGTGACGTCGAGGCGATGAGCGTCCTCGGCGCCCTCCTGCTGCGCCGCGGCGACCTCGACGGAGCCGAGCCCCATCTGCGTGCCGCCACCGCCGCGGGCGACCGGGCCGCCGCCAACAACCTGGGTGTCCTGCTGCACCAGCGCGGTTACGCCGAGGACGCCGCCGGCTGGTGGCGGATCGCCGCCGTCGCCGGATCCGCCGCGGCCGCGCACGCGCTGGGACGCCACCACCGTGAGCGGGGCGACGAGCCCGCCGCCGAGTACTGGCTGCGCCAGTCCGCCGAGCAGGGGCACGCGCTGGGTGCCTACGCGCTCGCCGACCTGCTGGAGCACCGCGGGGACACGGGCGCCGAGCAGTGGATGCGGATCGCCGCCGAGCGGGGGCACCGGGAGGCTGCCTACCGGCTGGCCCGCGCGCTCGACCGCCGGCTGGGTCCCGAGGGGGACGTCGGGGACGACCACGGTGCGGGGGCCGAGGCCGAGCAGTGGTACCGGCAGGCCGCCGCGCGGGGGCACCGCCGGGCGGCGCTGCATCTCGGGGCGATACTGGAGCGGCGCGGTGCACTCAAGGAGGCCGGGCGCTGGTATCTGACGTCCGCCAAGGACGGGGAGGCGCGGGCCGCCTGCGCCCTCGGGTTCCTGCTGAGGGACGCCGGTGACACCGAGAGCGCCGCCGTGTGGTGGCTGCGCGCCGCCCAGGACGGGGACGGCAACGCGGCCAACGCGCTGGGCGCCCTGCACGCCGAGCGCGGCGAGTCGCAGACCGCCGAGCGCTGGTACCGGGCGGCGATGGACGCCGGTGACGACAACGGCGCGTACAACCTGGGGCTGCTCTGCGCCGAACAGGCGCGGACCGCGCAGGCCGAACAGTGGTACCGGCGGGCCGCGTACGCGGGGCACCGGGAGGCGGCCAACGCGCTCGCCATTCTGCTGCTCCAGGGCGGGGACACAGCCGGGGCGGAGCCCTGGTTCTCCAAGGCCGCGGAGGCCGGGAGCGTCGACGCCGCGTTCAACCTCGGGATCCTGTTCGCCGGGCGGGGCGAGGAAGCTGTCGCTCTGCGGTGGTACGAGCGGGCGGCTGCCGCCGGACACACCGAGGCCGCGCTGCAGGTCGGCATCGCCCGGCTGCGGGACGGGGACGAGACCGAGGCCGAGCGGCACCTGCGGTGTGCGGCGGGGGGCGGCAGCGCGGAGGCCGCGTACCGGCTGGCGACCGTGCTGGACGCCCGGCGGCCGCCGGTGCCCGCGCACTCGCTCGGTGAGCCGGTGCACGCGGGGAAGAGCGAGTGCGAGGAGTGGTACGAGCGGGCGGCCTCCCAGGGGCACCGGCGCGCTCAGGTGCGGGTGGGCATGCTCGCCGCCGCTCGGGGTGATGTCGTGGAGGCGGCCCGGTGGTACCGGGAGGCCGCGGAGGCGGGGTCCCGGAACGGAGCCTTCAATCTGGGGCTGCTGCTCGCCAGGGAGGGCAGTGACCCGGAGGCCGCCGTGTGGTGGACCCGGGCGGCCGACGCGGGGCACGGGCGGGCGGCGTTGCGATTGGCCCTCGTCTACGCGCGTCGGGGGGAGCTGGCCGAAGGGCAGCGGTGGGCTGATCGGGCGGTGGCTCTGGGGCCGGCCGAGGTGTCCGAGCGGGCTGCTCGGCTGCGGGACGCGTTGCGTGAGGAGCTGTCGGCGTAGCGATGCGCGGCGGAGCGCTGGAAGCGATTTGCCTCTGGCCTCCTCCTTCACGTAACGTTGCATTCATCGCCGCGGGGTGGAGCAGCTCGGTAGCTCGCTGGGCTCATAACCCAGAGGTCGCAGGTTCAAATCCTGTCCCCGCTACTGAAGGCCGAGGGCCGGAATCCGAAAGGGTTCCGGCCCTCGGTGTTTCTCAGGGGCGGTGGCCCACCGCCTCCTCGTACAGGGTTCTGTTCACCGTCTTCGATTCCGGCAGCGGCTCGCCCTCCGCCACGCCCTGGGACGCGTACGCCGCCTGCAGCCGGTCCGTCGTGCCGGACCTGATCTCCCAGTCCATGCGCAGGGACGGGGTGGACCTGAGGACCGCCTCGTCGGTCTTCAGGAGTTTCGCCAGGTAGGTGACGAAGGTC
This portion of the Streptomyces canus genome encodes:
- a CDS encoding tetratricopeptide repeat protein, with the translated sequence MDVMGDKATLLETGRFVQPADFSESTGDLSQPMDRDETGEAAEEARQRLAAQTGDVEAMSVLGALLLRRGDLDGAEPHLRAATAAGDRAAANNLGVLLHQRGYAEDAAGWWRIAAVAGSAAAAHALGRHHRERGDEPAAEYWLRQSAEQGHALGAYALADLLEHRGDTGAEQWMRIAAERGHREAAYRLARALDRRLGPEGDVGDDHGAGAEAEQWYRQAAARGHRRAALHLGAILERRGALKEAGRWYLTSAKDGEARAACALGFLLRDAGDTESAAVWWLRAAQDGDGNAANALGALHAERGESQTAERWYRAAMDAGDDNGAYNLGLLCAEQARTAQAEQWYRRAAYAGHREAANALAILLLQGGDTAGAEPWFSKAAEAGSVDAAFNLGILFAGRGEEAVALRWYERAAAAGHTEAALQVGIARLRDGDETEAERHLRCAAGGGSAEAAYRLATVLDARRPPVPAHSLGEPVHAGKSECEEWYERAASQGHRRAQVRVGMLAAARGDVVEAARWYREAAEAGSRNGAFNLGLLLAREGSDPEAAVWWTRAADAGHGRAALRLALVYARRGELAEGQRWADRAVALGPAEVSERAARLRDALREELSA
- a CDS encoding UPF0182 family membrane protein → MRVGRPSRRARTLLMTLGVLAVLGMAFTMFAGFWTDWLWYRSVNYSSVFTTTLWTKIGLFFVFGVLMALAVGFNIWLAHRLRPPLSAMSMEQQNLDRYRMGIAPYKRWLLLGIVSLVGLIAGASASSQWRTWLMWVNGVSFGQKDPQFHLDISFYTFDLPWYRFLLGFGFAAAILSVIAAALTHYLYGGLRITSPGARATAAATGHLSVLLGVFVALKAVAYWLDRYGLAVKSSDFKATDSWTGLRYVDANAYLPAKTILFCIAVICALLFFATLWRRTWQLPVIGFGLMVLSAILIGGLYPAIVQKFQVQPNEQAKEAPYVTKNLKATREAYGIDDTQVTEYDGKPTTTDKTKLRDDIDATASIRVVDPNVVSPTFQQLQQMRNYYAFPTNLDVDRYSKDGKNAGDQDTVIGLRELNLAGIPKNNWINDHFRYTHGYGVVAAKGTEADAEGRPVFTESNLPSKGDLGTYQQRVYYGEKTTEYSIVGGPQKEIDYSDDDGEKTYSYKAKSGVNLSNPVNRAAYAVAFSEPQILYSGAIGEGSRILYNRTPKQRVEAVAPWLTIDGDAYPAVVNGKIQWIVDAYTTTNGYPYSSRTTLGDTTADSLTATNNSRAVVAQQNQVNYIRNSVKATVDAYTGEVKLYQWDTKDPVLKTWMKAFPGTVEPKKDISTDLMAHLRYPQDLFKVQRELLARYHVEDADTFLSGSEVWQVPDDPTNKSGDAVPPYYLSMKMPDQPAQAFSLTTTFTPNGRDNLSAFMSVDAEAGTSDYGKIRILKLPTNTTVNGPKQVQSQFNSEQDIAETISLLNRGDSNVEYGNLLTVPLDGGLLYVEPVYVRGGGLKYPLLRKVLVTYGGNTAFEDTLDEALNKVFGADGSTTQPPDDDGGTTKPPPASGNPTVQQALDDAQKAFDAGQEALKKGDWEAYGRAQKDLEDALKRAEDAQAAADKSGGSSAKPSGSPSPSGSPSPRSSPSSSPSASPSG